The Spea bombifrons isolate aSpeBom1 chromosome 7, aSpeBom1.2.pri, whole genome shotgun sequence genomic interval CAAAGCATGATATAGATACTAAAAAGGAGGCTGGACTAACAGACAATGTCACGTTGTGTTTTTGGCTCTTCTCTCCTGAGCTCAGAGCTTGGATTACACTGACTGATCGTCTTCTAACTGTTTAGAACTTCAAGTCGCTTCCCCGGATGGCACTGAAGATGCGGGAAGCTTTTCCGACGGGCAGTCAGCTGCCGTGGATCCTGTCTTGGACGAGAAGTCAATGTATGCAGAGCAAATCCCGATACAAAATAGTCTGCTGTTGCCCTACAAAGAGGGCCTCGACGTAGAGACACAAGACTTCCAACCACAAGGCTGCATTTCCGAGGCCAGGGAAGAGGAAAAAATCGAAGGTGTCAACCCATTGAATGAAAGGGAAGACAAGCACAATACCACGAGGGCCGTACCTCCTTGCGAACACGCGACAAACGTTAGTCCTGAAACAGATGAGGTTGCGAAAGATGAAagtaaagaagatgaagaaaaatCAGGCCAAGATCCCCCAACGGAGGATCTGGACATTACAAAGGAAGATGTCGAAGATTCTGGCGAAACTGTGAAAGATGGAGAAGACATTACTGATAAAGCCCTTGACGTGGAGGTAGACCATGACCAAAATGAAGACCAGATTCATGGGGAAGAGGAGAGCAACTCTGGACCAGAGACAACTAAAAAGGCCATAGAAGGAACTGTTTTGGAAGaggaacaaaacatttttggaaatgAATCAGAGTTGGATGCACCAAAAGAGGATAAGGCAGATGAAATGGCGGAGAAGTCCGACATTGAAACAGATGATAAGAGCTCAAGTTATGCGGGCGATAACATTTCTGATCTTCCACTGGAAGAAAGCAATACTGATGTGTTAGAAAAAGAGACAGCCAACATCGACTCTGGTAAAGACAGGTCAGAAATGGTTGAGGAAGGTGAAGATATTCAGGGGACGATACTTGAGTTGGTCCCATATGCTGATGAAACCAGTGAACTCCATGAACCTGTTGATAACTCAGGGGAACTTGAATCTGATCCAGAGAACGTTAGCCAAGATGATTCGATGGAGTCTGAAGATTCTGATGAAGAAACTCTAGCAACAGTAGGCCAGTCAAGCGAAATGCATGATGAACAAGATGAATCAGAAGAAGACGCAGTAGAGGAAAACAAGGAgggtgaagaagaagaaacagaagGCGAAACCGAAGGGGAAACCATTTCAAACGATGAGGCAGACGAAACTGAAGTAGAATCCACAAAAGATGAACTTATAGAAGAAATTCCATTATCAGCTGCCGTAGAAGAATCGTTAGATGATGGTACAGGTGGAGACGTTGAGCAGCATACTTCTCCATCTTCAGCTGAAGTGACAAATATGCTGGATTCAGTAAGGCAGGAAACAGATGACAAGGAGGAAGCGTCTCAAGATAACGTTGGAAACGAAAACATTTTAGAAGAAGAGATAGATGAACCTGGAGTGAAatctacagaagaacaaaagGACACAGGGGAAATTCCTCCAACAGCTGCAGAAGATAATTTGAAAGCGGAAGAATCTTCCGAAGGAAAGGGAGCCGTCGTTACAAAAGTCCAGAGCTCTGTAGAACAGGAGAGAAATGGGGACCCATTAGCAGTCGTACCTTTAAAACCAGCACAGAGGAAAACAGTTAAACGACGACAACAGCTAAAAGGTATAAAGTCAACATAAATCCGTCTCCGGATATAATGGTGAATAAGGATGAATTAGAGTGTCAAAGAGAGAGATAATGTGGCCTCATAACATAGTCTGTCATTCTGGGGGTTACAATGGGATGTGCACCATAATGTCATAGATTCAGAGTGTCTGCATGTCTCAAAAGAGACTGTGAGACCACGGCTCAAGGTACTGGGAGTCCCGACACCCTAGGAACCGTCACACGGTGGAATATCTTCTACCTCTGAGTACCAATGGTGTGAGAAAAGGTTTGCAGTGGATGTGTGAAAGTTTCCccaaaatagtattttatatatattggtattCATAATTCGCCATTTCTAAATGCATATCTTGTTATGGTGTTGTCCTAAAAAATGCATTCCTTTTACCAATTAAGAGCTCAAGTATTTGTTTCCGTTGTCCAATATGTAATTTGCGAGAATACATGTTGTGATGTAACACGATACAATGGCTTGAAAGATAACCCCTATCTCATATCACCATCAGAAGACCAGAGACTTTAGCCGCTAATGGTCTGCCTGCTCGTTTATTAAGGATTATCAACAACTAATGAGTTGAATGCAATAAGGCAGACGTTCTTCCCAATAAGTAGCGGGGAGATAAGATTTACAGAGCTGGGATTTCATGGGTTTGGGGTGGCAGGCAGGATACATCGAAGGCTTTAATTATGTTTTGTCTTCCACTTTTACAGAAGATGTTGACGAGTTAGAGGAGATCGCAAAGAGGGATCGGAACCACATAGACAACACTCTGAAACTTACAGATGAGAAGCCAAAGGATGATTACTCAGgtaatacaatgtaacaaaggCACCTTGCACTGTAGCTCACTGATCCACCCCAAATTATTGGATTTACACAAGTAATTCCCGGGCAGCGTTCTAATGTGAAGCAATCACATGGAAAATTATGGAAGGTCCGTGTTGATTGCTTCAGATATGGGACTTTGCACCAGAAAGGCTTCTTATACACAAAACCCTAATGTTACTCATTCAATGAAGAGTTTAAAGTGTTTAATTTCTGTCACGTATTTTCTGtgtcaatataaaatgttaaaccaactgtattaaaataataataacacacacacacatatatatatatatatatatatatatatatatatataaaaataaaaataattaataataataatataataataataataaaatatatatatataaaataataataaaaaaataaaaaatgtatataaaaaaaataataataataaaaaaataataataataaataaataaataaataaataaataaataaataaataaataaatatatatatatatacatacatactttgcAAAACTGGGTAAAGGTCACAATACTTTATTTCACACCATAACACAGTTTCCTATTTAAATAACAGggctgaaaaaaaaccaaatgtcCTTTGAGTTAATTTTTTTCGTGATATCCATAATTGCATTCATCAATATGAAAACAACCATAAAAACTTCTTCATGACCCCACGGGCTGTGAGAATAACACAGCCATAAACcccttttaaattaaaatgtgtatattctTTCTCGCCTTTATTCACTATTCTGAGCTTCCGTATATCTAAGGGCCGCCATCTCCAAAGGCAGTGCATTCCGGAGTGTAATGTAAcgcacgtgaactctgctgaaTGATGCAATGTTTGGCTGAAACTATCAGGGCCACTTTAATTTTCCGTGCAGCGAGCAAGAAATACAGGAACCCAATTCAGAGAACCACACAAAGCATCTACAAGAAGTGCGTCATGTTATTTACGAACATTCCGCTAGCTCTCCGAATGATCTTCACGAAATAAAATATTCCTTGTGCTGCTTCACCCCGCATCATGGAGGTCTTTCTATAATCAAGCTCTAGGAAATAGAGATTTAGGGCAATTCCACAATAACGCTAATACTAAATATATAGAGAATGTATTCATTCGTAATGACCACAAACACAGCAGATTGTGTGCAGGTTGATAATTTGACCAAATATCATATTTATGAAAAGAATtaagtaattattatataatgtgttatattttaGGAACTCATCATAAGAAGTATGGGTTTAGGACCATCAAAGTGTCCCAccaacaatatataaaacacagatACAATATACAATCAGTTACACCAGCTGGGATAATCATATAGAACTAGAACTTTAATCAAAAATActcaagttttgttttttctttttttcacatctCTTATAGCGGTCTTGCAAAGGCTAAGGAAGATTTATCATTCATCCATCAAACCCCTGGAACTGTCCTACAAGTACAATGAGCTGAGGCAGCATGAAATCACAGGTAAGCAGGTCAAGATGACTTTTATGTATTGGCGAGGCCCTGTCGCGTTTTGCAGCTTTTTATAACACTATAACAAAGCAGGAGTTTAGGAACCCAAGACATTCTGAATGTGGCGTTCGCCGTCCTAACCTTCATTTCAGAACATATGCAACATTTGCCATCGGCTACCCTGCAATCTGGGGCATATCGATCACCATTATTTTCCCCAAAGGAAAATAACCACGGGTTAACGCATGGAACCCAGATGAACCTGAGCTTCCTGACCATAGGGAAGTAGTATTGTTCAGCTAGAGACCCGATGAAGTTTTACCCTATAACCCTCAGCATGTATGAAACATGCATGGAGTCTGTTATAACACATCGTTGGATTAACAGGCTCTGGTCCTTTAACCCTTGAATGATTTGGGTCTTATAACTTTAGATAATGGGTTGGATTTAACCCATTGAGACCCAATATGGTGAGTTAGCAAAAGCCCCCCTCTGATATATGTCTTAGGTATACATCTTCAGGGTACACCATGACCTCCTGTCTCTCAAAATACTGTTAGATTCAACGACCCAGCTGTTCGAGACCCTGGGGGGAGAccattacataaataaatgtagagAATTACCTTTACTACACAGACTTCCTTCAAATTGTGTTAATCTAGGTATTTAAGGCAAAATATGTGATGACTTTCAATGGAGCAAAAAAGTACCACTACTTTTTCCCCTAAATATTCCATATTATTACCTAAAGAGACAATGGGGAATGGGGAATTCTGGTCCAAAGGGTCCATATCAAATAACTGAAGGTACCACTTtcaccactttgcaccagattTGCCGTATCCGTCTAAATAAGTCCCAAACATACTGACGACACTTGATTATTTAACAGAACCTAGTTTGGCAGGAGGACAGCATCAGTCCATAAAGCCTTGGAACCTAAAGtattattaacatttataacgcattccacagcgctgtatggGGTGATTAACATACAAATGAAGTAATATAAATGGTTAAAGCCATTATATAGTATAGGTAGCATGGATATTTAGATAATACTGGATCTTTACCCTCCTGCTGGCTTGGCGGTCTTACTCCCTCTGCTAGAAGGTCCATTATATTTCGCCATTGATTAATCTGATTTTAGACCACCGTTAGCTCAAGAAGTGCAAGCTTAGCAGCCTTTGCCATAAGGGGTTATTCCCCATATTCTTCTGATGATATGTTGACGTGTAATTTCCCTCCCGTTCGCTAACAGCTTACCAAGGACGTACCCTTGCTGACTCGGCCACAGGTGGGTAGAATCGCCTACGATGCCCGTACCCTGCCTGGCCTTCTCAGCTTGTGTGTCTGGCCTAGCAGCCCTCACCCTTCTGCCCCTGGCATGGCTTCTTGGTGGCCGTTCCCAGCTGACTTACCTTCCCTGCTCAGCTTTGCAGTGACGGGTTCTTTTGACATAAAGCTGGCATAAGATGCACTTCTTTATAGGAAGTAGGGACCCTGCCATGTCCTACCCGCTTTAGGACACGTACTCCCGATTCTGAGCATGCTGGGCCCTCTTACAGCATATGCCCCTTCTACAATCCCTTTTATTCTGTTATATAAATTTGGGTTTAGAAGATTATCTTTGGGCAACGGACATGTAAATGCGGCCAAGATAATTTGTATACTATCAATCATTTTTATAGCAGAATACATGCTTTTAAGACAGAGTGTGTGTTggttggggggggcaaaaaatAGCCACATAACTTTTTTTAACCCGAAATAACACGTATTGCTTATAACATGCCAAAAAGGCTCAATTTTCTTAAGATTTTGTGAATGTTTTGCTGCTTTTGTCCTGTCCTTAAAAGTCTGCAATAGGACACGGCCATTATCACTTTCCAAAGTCAAGGGCCTTATTTAAAAATGGAGACTTAAAAAAGTAGTGGTACTTTAGTGAAATGCTGATGGGCAGAATACTTCAAAAATGCTTTCAGAACAGGACTCACTATTGTTGGATTctcaatgtaaaaaataacagGAAACAATTCACATCAACACATTTCTCTTCTCACGTTCTCATTGCTAGACGGTGAAATCACATCTAAGCCAATGGTGCTGTTCTTGGGACCGTGGAGTGTCGGCAAGTCCACCATGATCAACTACCTCTTGGGGCTGGATGAGACCCCCTATCAGCTGTACACTGGTAAGAAAGCCATGTTACCGATTAATAATGGTGCTCCCATGGTAGGTGTCCTGTAGGATGAACAGATGAGCTGCTGCATGATTAGGGATGGTTTCCAAGACTGAATACTGACaagcaaatgcccggtgggacCGTAGCTAATAGGTCCACATACTTACCCATATCGCCGTTCCAGCGGCAGACCATGCGTGGCCTCACACGGCAAGAGTATGACAATGTAAGTGCGACATGTATCCAGCTGGCAGCTACACGTACACCGATTGACGGCCACTGGCCTTGAAGTGCCAGGGAGAGTCACCACCAATTGAGCCATGCTGGGATGTGACGTAGTCTTGTGTGACGTCATGGCTAATCCTAATGCTAATTTT includes:
- the SRL gene encoding sarcalumenin isoform X2, with product MRGPSLLCCCLAALLLLGGAELQVASPDGTEDAGSFSDGQSAAVDPVLDEKSMYAEQIPIQNSLLLPYKEGLDVETQDFQPQGCISEAREEEKIEGVNPLNEREDKHNTTRAVPPCEHATNVSPETDEVAKDESKEDEEKSGQDPPTEDLDITKEDVEDSGETVKDGEDITDKALDVEVDHDQNEDQIHGEEESNSGPETTKKAIEGTVLEEEQNIFGNESELDAPKEDKADEMAEKSDIETDDKSSSYAGDNISDLPLEESNTDVLEKETANIDSGKDRSEMVEEGEDIQGTILELVPYADETSELHEPVDNSGELESDPENVSQDDSMESEDSDEETLATVGQSSEMHDEQDESEEDAVEENKEGEEEETEGETEGETISNDEADETEVESTKDELIEEIPLSAAVEESLDDGTGGDVEQHTSPSSAEVTNMLDSVRQETDDKEEASQDNVGNENILEEEIDEPGVKSTEEQKDTGEIPPTAAEDNLKAEESSEGKGAVVTKVQSSVEQERNGDPLAVVPLKPAQRKTVKRRQQLKEDVDELEEIAKRDRNHIDNTLKLTDEKPKDDYSAVLQRLRKIYHSSIKPLELSYKYNELRQHEITDGEITSKPMVLFLGPWSVGKSTMINYLLGLDETPYQLYTGAEPTTSEFTVLMHGSKLKTIEGIVMAADSGRSFSPLEKFGQNFLEKLIGIEIPHKLLERVSFVDTPGIIENRKQQERGYPFNDVCQWFIDRADLIFVVFDPTKLDVGLELEMLFRQLKGRESQIRIILNKADSLATQELMRVYGALFWSLAPLINVTEPPRVYVSSFWPDDYHPETHRDLFLKEEISLLEDLNQVIENRLENKIAFIRQHAIRVRIHALLVDRYLQTYKEKITFFSDGELVFKDIVDDPDKFFIFKSILAKTNVSKFDLPNREAYKDFFGVNSITSFKLLSQQCSYMGGCLLEKIERAITHELPDLLSSIGLGRKSGALNCDVTGCGETPKNRYKKH
- the SRL gene encoding sarcalumenin isoform X1, which produces MRGPSLLCCCLAALLLLGGAELQVASPDGTEDAGSFSDGQSAAVDPVLDEKSMYAEQIPIQNSLLLPYKEGLDVETQDFQPQGCISEAREEEKIEGVNPLNEREDKHNTTRAVPPCEHATNVSPETDEVAKDESKEDEEKSGQDPPTEDLDITKEDVEDSGETVKDGEDITDKALDVEVDHDQNEDQIHGEEESNSGPETTKKAIEGTVLEEEQNIFGNESELDAPKEDKADEMAEKSDIETDDKSSSYAGDNISDLPLEESNTDVLEKETANIDSGKDRSEMVEEGEDIQGTILELVPYADETSELHEPVDNSGELESDPENVSQDDSMESEDSDEETLATVGQSSEMHDEQDESEEDAVEENKEGEEEETEGETEGETISNDEADETEVESTKDELIEEIPLSAAVEESLDDGTGGDVEQHTSPSSAEVTNMLDSVRQETDDKEEASQDNVGNENILEEEIDEPGVKSTEEQKDTGEIPPTAAEDNLKAEESSEGKGAVVTKVQSSVEQERNGDPLAVVPLKPAQRKTVKRRQQLKEDVDELEEIAKRDRNHIDNTLKLTDEKPKDDYSAVLQRLRKIYHSSIKPLELSYKYNELRQHEITAYQGRTLADSATDGEITSKPMVLFLGPWSVGKSTMINYLLGLDETPYQLYTGAEPTTSEFTVLMHGSKLKTIEGIVMAADSGRSFSPLEKFGQNFLEKLIGIEIPHKLLERVSFVDTPGIIENRKQQERGYPFNDVCQWFIDRADLIFVVFDPTKLDVGLELEMLFRQLKGRESQIRIILNKADSLATQELMRVYGALFWSLAPLINVTEPPRVYVSSFWPDDYHPETHRDLFLKEEISLLEDLNQVIENRLENKIAFIRQHAIRVRIHALLVDRYLQTYKEKITFFSDGELVFKDIVDDPDKFFIFKSILAKTNVSKFDLPNREAYKDFFGVNSITSFKLLSQQCSYMGGCLLEKIERAITHELPDLLSSIGLGRKSGALNCDVTGCGETPKNRYKKH